One segment of Drosophila ananassae strain 14024-0371.13 chromosome 3R, ASM1763931v2, whole genome shotgun sequence DNA contains the following:
- the LOC26515568 gene encoding myosin-2 heavy chain, non muscle-like → MFKYFFISGLLGFFSIEVLCTIEKTRPNREELLKQMNIYEEEIAKHDEELKILDEEISRLPQDWEKQKKELEKLEALVMDLESDNYDLKRDIKMRQEEVDKLKEQLEEKEIQCFLVEQSQNQKNISQEKILSQLKNIDSDIKQKDDELKNIDFEINKLEVLGNKSQLLSLWEIERDSCYKIRDENQDCQVKLWNKELKEKDPNPAHILSTWHLEIKNLLSTISDKLESKNVTESDDRIIPSLELIKKELRQEEIIQRGSIFMRKVSRKITRYRQNITVFTQNINHKLVVNKIKKEFNTLATELETKGIQHSTRIPLLKWNVQRCNNSFNKEINDYKKGFGHDQLFPNSPNIPDCHKRAEVFFIGLENIHKMTSTGSYTLNINLTGRNGTKFASYNRFKIRGSDDRYQIISLGTYTGTAGNIMKNMKGKKFSTMFKATTNEELQCAQHFKFGWWYSPNCMKNPSNNVAGKVYSDNIQNVTMELVQNLKKKVV, encoded by the exons atgtttaaatatttttttattagtgGCCTTCTTGGATTTTTTTCCATTGAAGTTCTGTGCACCATTGAGAAAACCAGACCCAACCGAGAAGAACTGCTGAAGCAAATGAATATTTATGAAGAGGAAATCGCAAAACATgacgaagaattaaaaatattagatGAAGAAATATCAAGACTTCCCCAGGattgggaaaaacaaaagaaagagTTGGAAAAACTAGAAGCGCTAGTTATGGATTTGGAATCTGACAACTATGACTTAAAACGTGATATTAAAATGAGACAAGAGGAAGTTGATAAGCTTAAAGAACAATTAGAGGAAAAAGAAATACAATGCTTTTTAGTTGAACAAtcacaaaatcaaaaaaatatatctcaAGAGAAAATTCTAAGCCAACTTAAAAACATTGATTCGGATATAAAACAAAAGGACGATGAGCTTAAAAATATagattttgaaataaacaaattagaGGTCCTCGGAAATAAAAGTCAACTTCTAAGTTTGTGGGAAATAGAAAGGGATAGCTGTTACAAAATTCGTGACGAAAACCAAGATTGCCAAGTAAAACTGTGGAACAAGGAATTGAAAGAAAAAGACCCGAATCCAGCCCATATCTTGAGTACATGGCATCTGGAAATAAAAAACCTTCTTTCTACGATAAGCGACAAACTAGAATCTAAAAATGTGACAGAAAGTGATGATCGTATAATACCGAGTttagaattaattaaaaaagagtTACGTCAGGAGGAGATAATTCAGCGTGGAAGTATCTTTATGAGAAAGGTGTCTAGGAAAATAACACGGTATAGGCAAAACATTACAGTCTTCACTCAAAACATAAACCATAAATTAGTGGTGAATAAGATCAAGAAAGAATTCAATACGCTAGCTACAGAATTGGAGACTAAAGGAATTCAACACTCAACACGAATTCCATTATTGAAGTGGAACGTACAGAGATGTAATAATAGCTTCAACAAAGAAATAAACGATTACAAAAAGGGATTCGGACATGATCAGCTTTTCCCTAATTCCCCAAATATTCCTGATTGTCATAAAAGGGCTGAGGTCTTTTTCATAGGCCTTGAAAACATTCACAAGATGACATCCACTGGGAGCTACACTCTTAACATCAATCTTACAGGCCGGAATGGCACTAAATTTGCATCTTATAACCGTTTTAAGATCAGAGGATCCGATGATCGCTACCAAATTATATCTCTAGGAACGTATACTGGAACGGCTGGCaatattatgaaaaatatgaaGGGAAAAAAATTTTCTACCATGTTCAAGGCCACTACGAATGAAGAGCTCCAATGTGCACAGCATTTTAAATTTGGCTGGTGGTACTCTCCAAATTGTATGAAAAA CCCTTCAAACAATGTTGCAGGAAAAGTTTATTCGGATAATATTCAAAATGTCACAATGGAATTagttcaaaatttaaaaaaaaaagttgtctAA